The Acidobacteriota bacterium nucleotide sequence CAGCGTTGAAGAAGTTTTTAGCAGTCTTGCTGTTGGGCCTGGCCTTGGCGTCGGCATTGGCGCTACCCCCGGAGGCGCTCGCCATGGGGTCGAGCGCGAAGGAAGCGCTGAAGGCCGGGCGGATGGACGAAGCCATCACGCTGCTGCGTGCGGCTACGCAGGAGAAAAGCAATCCCGCCGAGGCGTGGCATCTGCTCTCGAAAGCCTACCTTGCACTCGAGCGCTGGGATGATGCGGTGAAAGCGGCGGAGAAGGCGGTGGCGCTCGAGCCGAACAACAGCGACTATCACCTCTGGCTGGGCCGCGCCTACGGCAACAAGGCGGAGAACTCTCCGTTCTGGGTGGCGTGGGGGATGGCCAAGAAAGTCCGGATGGAATTCGAGGCCGCGGTGCGGATCAACGCCAACAACGTGGATGCGCGCACCGACTTGGCGGAGTTCTTCATCGAGGCTCCGTCGATGCTGGGGGGCGGGCGCGAGAAAGCGGTAGCGGAAGCGGACCGCATCGCGGGACAGAATGAGAGCGCGGCGCACTGGGTGCGTGGATACCTCGCCGAAAAAGATAAGGACAACGCCACGGCCGAAAAGGAATACGTTGCCGCGGTGGCAGCGAGCGGCAACCAGGCGGGACGCTGGCTCGACGTCGCTTCGTTCTATCGCCGCACCGACCAGAAATCGAAGATGGAAGCGGCGGTGAACAAGGCCATCGCGGCGGAGAAGAAGAGTGATGAGACGCTGTACGATGCGGCGTCTATCCTGTTCCGCGCGGGGCGCAACTTCACCCTCGCCAGCCGTTTGTTGCGGAGCTATCTGAAGAATCCCAGCAGCGATGAAGCGCCGGCGTTCAAGGCACACTATCTGCTGGGACAGATCCTGGAGAAGCAAGGCGACAAGGGCGGAGCGGCGGCCGAGTATGAAGCCGCGCTCTCACTGGCGCACGATTTCCAGAATGCGCAGACCGCGCTGAAACGCGTCCGCGGACAGTAACGGGAGGGGTGCCCTCGGCCCTCGCCGCGGCCGGCGCCAAGCCCCACAGCCACCGCAAAACACCGGTTTCCTAACCATTAGTTTCCTGTGGCAAGCGCCGCCACATCGCGGTACGCTTCCGCCGTGGCGATGAAGATCCTGCACGACGTGGAGCGGCTGAGCGAGTACTGGTGGCTGGTGCTTTTGCGCGGCCTGCTCGCGCTAGTGTTCGCGGCAATAGTGTGGGTGGCGACCGGCGTACTGCACGTCGACTACGGGCCGGCGATCGCGTTGGTGTTCATCCAGGCTTGCTTCGGGTCGTACTTGCTGATCGCGGGACTTTTCTCCATCACCTTGGGCATGCTGGTGCTGCGGCACCGGCATTGGCCGGTCACGCTGCTGCATTCCACGCTGCTGCTGGTGCTGGCGGGTTGGCTGATGTTTTCCGAGGCCGACAACATCGTGCCGCTGGCGGCGCTGGTGGCGGCCCATGCCGTGATCGGCGGCATGGGAGAGATCTCGCTCGCACGCCATATGCGGCGGCACCAGTTGCAGGGGGCGGCGCTGGTCGCCACTGCCATGTTCTCGTTCGGCGCGGCGGCGGCGCTGGTGCTCGCGATGCGCAACGTCGAACGCCTGATCGTGGTGACCTCGGTGTATGCCACGGTCTTCGGAGTGGTGCTGATCGCGACGTCATTCCAGTTACGCTCGCTGCGGCGGCAGGCGATGGCGGCGGCAGAGGCATAGGCACAAGTACGAAGTCCAAGTCGCCAAGTCGCCAAGTCGCTCCATCTTTGTAAGGCTTGGTCTGCCCTGTTACGATTCTCTGTTTGGAAAATCCAGTCCAAAACGCCGTGAACAGCCGTGGTGTGAGTAGCCCGGCGCGCAATGCCGGGGCCGCGGTCCGGCGCTTCCAGAACTATGTGGACGGGCGCTTTGCCGGCGGAGCGCGCGAGTTTGATGACGTCAATCCCGCCGACGGCACGGTGATCGCGAAGGTCGCCGAGGCTGATCGCGAGCTGGTTGACGCTGCGGTACACGCCGCCCGACGAGCGGCGGCGGGTACGTGGGGAAAGGCGGGTGTCCGCGAGCGCGCGACGATGCTGAACAAGATCGCCGACGGCATCGAGCGGCGTTTCGATGACTTCCTCGCCGCCGAGGTCGCCGATACCGGCAAGCCAATTTCGCTGGCCAAGCGATTAGACATCCCACGCGGCGCGGCGAATTTCCGCACCTTCGCCGACATCATCAAGACGACCGGCGTGGAAGCGTATCAATCCGAAACACCGGATGGCCGGCAGGCGCTGAACTACGCCGTGCGCAAACCGATGGGGGTGGTCGGCATCGTCACGCCGTGGAACCTGCCGCTGTTGCTGCTGACGTGGAAGACCGCGCCGGCGCTGGCGTGCGGGAACGCGGTCGTGGTGAAGCCTTCAGAAGAAACGCCGGCGACGGCAACACTGCTCGCTGAGGTGATGCACGAGGCGGGAGTGCCGGCGGGCGTGTTCAACCTGGTGCACGGCTTCGGGCCGGAGTCGGCGGGCGAGTTTTTGACGACGCATCCCGAGGTGGACGCGATCACCTTCACCGGCGAATCAAAGACCGGCGCGGCCATCATGAAAGCGTGCGCGCCGGGAGTGAAGCCGGTGTCGTTCGAGTTGGGCGGAAAGAACGCGGCCATCGTGTTTGCCGATGCGGACTTCGACGCCGCGGTCGCCGGCATCGCGGAAGCCGTCTTCATGAACACCGGGCAGGTCTGCCTGTGCGCGGAGCGCGTGTATGTGGAGCGCGGCATCTTCGAAAGGTTCGTCGCGGCGCTGAAGCAACAGGCGGAAGCGCAAGTGGCGGGCTGGCCGATGGATAGTAAGACGACGCTAGGACCTCTGATATCAGCCTCTCACCGCGATAAGGTGATGGGATACTTTAAGTTGGCGCGGGAGGAAGGCGCGACCGTGGTGACCGGCGGCGGCGCGCCGAAGTTCGGCGACGCGCGCGACGACGATGCCCGAAACCGGGGCTTCTGGGTGCAACCGACTATCCTGACGGGTTTGGAGGAGTGCGCGCGCTGCGTGCGCGAGGAGATATTCGGGCCGGTGGCACACCTGGCGCCGTTCGATACCGAAGAGCAGGCGGTCGCGCTGGCGAATGACACACCATACGGACTGGCCGCTTCGATATGGACGACGCGGCTCGACCGGGCGCATCGCGTGGCGCAGCAGATGCGCGCGGGCATCACGTGGGTGAACTCGTGGTTCCTGCGCGACTTGCGGACGCCGTTTGGGGGCGTAGGACTCTCGGGCATCGGACGCGAAGGCGGAGTGCACTCTCTGGATTTCTACTCGCAGCTGAACAATGTGTGCATCAAGATCTGAGCAGCGGACTCCGAGGACTGACAAACAACCTATGGACACGAAGGTAGTGGCGGGCAAGGCGAAGCCGCTGGGAAAATATTCGCACGTGAAGCGCGCGGGAGATTTCCTGTTCGTCTCAGGAACGAGCGCGCGGCGCGCCGACGATTCGGTCGCGGGGGCGGAGCCCGGCGCCGATGGCACGATGCAGCTCGATATCCGCGCCCAGACGCGGGCAACGATCGAGAACATCCGCGACATCCTGGCGAGCGCCGGCGCCTCGCTCAAGGATGTGGTGGAGATGAACTCGTACCTGGTAGAGATGAAAGATTTTGCCGGCTACAACGAAGCCTACGCCGAGTATTTCGACGAGGACGCGCCAGCGCGCACGACGGTAGGGGTGCGCGAGCTACCCGGGCCGCACCTGCTGATCGAGATGACCGCGCGGGCGTACAAGCCGGAAAAGAAATAGAGGACGCACTCATGCCATCCATCAAGACGCTGAAAGCTTTCAACTTCCAGAAATGGATAGACGCGAACAAAGACAAGCTGAAGCCGCCGGTCGGCAACCAGCAGGTGTGGGAAGACGGCGAGATGATGGTGACGGTGGTCGGTGGGCCGAACCAGCGGCGCGACTTCCATGACGATCCGACGGAGGAGTTCTTCTACCAGCTGAAGGGCAACATCGTGGTGCGGCTGATGCCGGAGGCGGGCAAGCCGCCGGTAGACGTCCCGATCAACGAGGGCGACATCTTTCTGCTGCCGGCGCACATGCGTCATTCGCCGCAGCGCGGGCCGGATACGATCGGAGTGGTGATCGAAGTGCCGCGACCAGAGGGCACGGTGGACGCGTTCGAGTGGTACTGCCAGAAATGCCACCACCGGCTGCATCGCGCGGAGAAGCGCATCGAGAGCATCGTGAAAGACCTGCCGCCGATCTTCGAGCAGTTCTACGGCAGCATGGAAGCGCGGACGTGCAAGCAGTGTGGGGCGGTGCATCCGCCGAAGGGCCAATGATCGGCATGGCACAGACCATCGACATGCACACGCACTGGTTCCCCGAGTCCTGGCCGGACTTGGCGAAGCGCTATGGCACGCCGGATTGGCCACTCATCAAGCACACTGGACCGGGCACGGCGGAGATATTTATCGGCCATAACTGTTTCCGGAAAATCACTGCGGCGTGCTGGGACCCGGAAGTGCGGCTCGAAGAGATGGACCGCGACGGCATCGAGCTGCAGCTCATCTCGCATACGCCGGTGCTGTTCTCCTACGAGCGTCCGGTGGCGCATGCGGATGACGTGTCGAAGTTCTTCAACGATGCGCTGCTCGAGTTCTGCGCGCGCGGCAAGGGGCGGCTGAAATCGCTTTGCCAGGTGCCGCTGCAGGACACGAAGGCGGCAGTGCGGGAGCTTTCGCGCTGCATGAAGGCCGGTCACGTGGGCGTGGAGATCGGCAACCACGTCGGCGAGAAAAACCTGGACGATCCCGGCATCATCGAGTTCCTCGGCCACTGTGCCGCGGAGGGCGCGGCGGTGCTGGTGCATCCGTGGGACATGATGGGGAGCGAGCGCATGCCGAACTACATGATGCCGTGGACGGTCGGCATGCCAGCGGAGACGCATCTCGCCATCGTCTCATTGATCAAGAGTGGCGGATTCGACCAGCTGCCAAAAGACCTGCGCATCTGTTTCGCGCACGGCGGCGGGAGTTTCGCGTTCCTGCTCGGGCGGCTGGAGAATGCGTGGGCGCACCATCCCGTGGCGCGCGGCAAGAGCGAGCTGCCTCCCAGCCACTACGTGAGCCGTTTTTACGTGGACTCGGCGGTGTTCGACCAGAACGCGCTGCAACTTCTGGTGCAGGTGATGGGAAGCGATCGCGTGGTGCTGGGGTCGGATTATCCGTTCCCGCTCGGCGAGGAGAATATCGGACGCCTGGTGCGCGAAAGCAAGCTCGCTCCCGACGTGAAAGCGAAGATCCTGGGCGCGAACGCTCACGGCTGGCTGAACCTGTCGAAGAAGACGAAGTCGAAGGGAACAATGGATAAAGCTGCCGCCGGAAACGCCGGAAACAAAGACAAGAAAGGCGAAGGGGTGGTGGCCACGGCCGGATGTCCGATGGGCAAGCCGGCGGAGAGCAGCGCGTACGGTGGGGCTTCTGGCGGGAGCGGGAAAGCGGGCGGGACGGGCGCTCCGTTGCTGACCTATTCGTCCTACCTGCGCATCCCGGAGCTGCTGCACCTGCAGCATCCGCAATCGAAGCCGGAGCACCACGACGAGATGATGTTCATCATCATCCACCAAACCTACGAGCTGTGGTTCAAGGAATTGCTGCACGACCTGGACGCGGTCACGGCGGCCTTCCGCCATGTGAGCGAGAACGCGGCACGGCGGGAAGAGATCTATGAGGCGGCGCGGCTGCTGCGGCGCTGCACCGAGATCATGCGCGTAGCGGTCTCGCAGTTCACCATCCTGGAGACCATGCTGCCAACGCACTTCCTCGCCTTCCGCGGGAAGCTGGAGCCGGCGAGCGGATTCCAGTCGGAGCAATTCCGCGAGATCGAGTTCCTGTGCGGGCAGAAAGACGAGAAGCTGCTGCGCCACCACGACCCGTCGCCGGAGGCGATGGCGGCGCTGCAGCGGCGCTTGGCCGAGCCGTCGCTGCACGACGTGTTCTTCGACGCGCTGCACACCATCGGGAAATTGAAGACGCCGCGCGCGCAAACGAATGAAGAGCAGCGCGCGCTGGCCGTCCGCGACCTTTACACGGACGAGCAGCACTTCCGCGACTGGATCGACGTGTGCGAGCGCCTGGTGGAGTTCGACGAGCTGGTGATGAGCTGGCGGCTGCGGCACATCCAGCTGGTGGAGCGGACGATCGGCATGCGTTCGGGAACGGGCGGCTCGGCGGGGTCCAGCTACCTGCGCACCACCCTCGACAAGAAGTTTTTCCCCGAGCTGTGGGAAGCGCGGACGATGCTGGAGCAGCCCAGCCAATCCGATCTCGAGCAAGCACGCGAAAAAACCTAATGACCGCGGCGGCCGACAT carries:
- a CDS encoding tetratricopeptide repeat protein; this translates as MKKFLAVLLLGLALASALALPPEALAMGSSAKEALKAGRMDEAITLLRAATQEKSNPAEAWHLLSKAYLALERWDDAVKAAEKAVALEPNNSDYHLWLGRAYGNKAENSPFWVAWGMAKKVRMEFEAAVRINANNVDARTDLAEFFIEAPSMLGGGREKAVAEADRIAGQNESAAHWVRGYLAEKDKDNATAEKEYVAAVAASGNQAGRWLDVASFYRRTDQKSKMEAAVNKAIAAEKKSDETLYDAASILFRAGRNFTLASRLLRSYLKNPSSDEAPAFKAHYLLGQILEKQGDKGGAAAEYEAALSLAHDFQNAQTALKRVRGQ
- a CDS encoding 2-hydroxymuconic semialdehyde dehydrogenase, yielding MSSPARNAGAAVRRFQNYVDGRFAGGAREFDDVNPADGTVIAKVAEADRELVDAAVHAARRAAAGTWGKAGVRERATMLNKIADGIERRFDDFLAAEVADTGKPISLAKRLDIPRGAANFRTFADIIKTTGVEAYQSETPDGRQALNYAVRKPMGVVGIVTPWNLPLLLLTWKTAPALACGNAVVVKPSEETPATATLLAEVMHEAGVPAGVFNLVHGFGPESAGEFLTTHPEVDAITFTGESKTGAAIMKACAPGVKPVSFELGGKNAAIVFADADFDAAVAGIAEAVFMNTGQVCLCAERVYVERGIFERFVAALKQQAEAQVAGWPMDSKTTLGPLISASHRDKVMGYFKLAREEGATVVTGGGAPKFGDARDDDARNRGFWVQPTILTGLEECARCVREEIFGPVAHLAPFDTEEQAVALANDTPYGLAASIWTTRLDRAHRVAQQMRAGITWVNSWFLRDLRTPFGGVGLSGIGREGGVHSLDFYSQLNNVCIKI
- a CDS encoding RidA family protein — its product is MDTKVVAGKAKPLGKYSHVKRAGDFLFVSGTSARRADDSVAGAEPGADGTMQLDIRAQTRATIENIRDILASAGASLKDVVEMNSYLVEMKDFAGYNEAYAEYFDEDAPARTTVGVRELPGPHLLIEMTARAYKPEKK
- a CDS encoding 3-hydroxyanthranilate 3,4-dioxygenase, which translates into the protein MPSIKTLKAFNFQKWIDANKDKLKPPVGNQQVWEDGEMMVTVVGGPNQRRDFHDDPTEEFFYQLKGNIVVRLMPEAGKPPVDVPINEGDIFLLPAHMRHSPQRGPDTIGVVIEVPRPEGTVDAFEWYCQKCHHRLHRAEKRIESIVKDLPPIFEQFYGSMEARTCKQCGAVHPPKGQ
- a CDS encoding tryptophan 2,3-dioxygenase family protein: MAQTIDMHTHWFPESWPDLAKRYGTPDWPLIKHTGPGTAEIFIGHNCFRKITAACWDPEVRLEEMDRDGIELQLISHTPVLFSYERPVAHADDVSKFFNDALLEFCARGKGRLKSLCQVPLQDTKAAVRELSRCMKAGHVGVEIGNHVGEKNLDDPGIIEFLGHCAAEGAAVLVHPWDMMGSERMPNYMMPWTVGMPAETHLAIVSLIKSGGFDQLPKDLRICFAHGGGSFAFLLGRLENAWAHHPVARGKSELPPSHYVSRFYVDSAVFDQNALQLLVQVMGSDRVVLGSDYPFPLGEENIGRLVRESKLAPDVKAKILGANAHGWLNLSKKTKSKGTMDKAAAGNAGNKDKKGEGVVATAGCPMGKPAESSAYGGASGGSGKAGGTGAPLLTYSSYLRIPELLHLQHPQSKPEHHDEMMFIIIHQTYELWFKELLHDLDAVTAAFRHVSENAARREEIYEAARLLRRCTEIMRVAVSQFTILETMLPTHFLAFRGKLEPASGFQSEQFREIEFLCGQKDEKLLRHHDPSPEAMAALQRRLAEPSLHDVFFDALHTIGKLKTPRAQTNEEQRALAVRDLYTDEQHFRDWIDVCERLVEFDELVMSWRLRHIQLVERTIGMRSGTGGSAGSSYLRTTLDKKFFPELWEARTMLEQPSQSDLEQAREKT